GATTTTAATTCTCAAGAAAAAACACGTGAGCGATATGATCCCAACGCAAATTATAAAAATCAATCGATTCGCTCACATCAAACGACTATTAATGACAATATAAAAAATCAGAACTTAAACGATTATAGCAATTATTTTAATAAAAATAATTTATTTAATAATAATAATTCTAATAATGAATCTAAAAAATATAATGTTATAGAAAATCACAAATTTTTCAAAGATGGTGTTATAAACTCTCGCTCTGCAATTAATCATGATGATACAATTAATTATGAATTAAATCATACTTTATCACATATAAAAATGAATGTTGGAGAAATTAAAAGATTATCTGCTGCAGTAGTTATTAACCTTATTAAAGATAAAAATGGAAAACTAATTTCTTTGAGTTCAGATCAAATAAAAAATATAAAAAATTTAATCTGTGAATCTATAGGTTATTCTAAAATTAGAGGTGATAGTGTACATATAATCAATGAATCTTTTAATCAACATGATAAAAATGTTTTGACTAAGTTTGATAATTTTAATCAATCTAATATTTTTAATACTTTTTCAATTTTAATCCCATGGTGTATTTCGGGTTTATTTTTTTTATATTTTTTAAAAAAATATATTTTCTATTTTTCAAAAAGCGTCCTTAAAAACAAAAAATTAAATAATAAGAAAATAAGAGAGGAGATTGTTAATTCTGATAAAAATGAATTCGCGAATGATATTGAAGAAACAACTTTAAAATATTCACATACAGAAAAAACAGATAATTTAATTCATCAAATTTGTAATATATCTAATCAAAATCCACGTGTTATAGCATCGATTATTCGTCAATGGATGGGTGATAAAAAATGATTTTAAATGGTACTGAAAAGAGCGCGCTTTTATTAATGTCAATAGGATCTGATCAAGCTTCAGAAGTGTTAAAATATTTAACTCCTTTTGAAGTTCAAGAATTAGTTACTCATATGGTTAATATTAATAACTTTTCTAATGTAGCTTTAAATAAAGTATTAACTGAATGTTATGATCTTTTTATGCAAAATAATAATTTAGTTTATAATAATAATGATGAGTATATATCTGATATGTTAATTAAAGCGATAGGCGATAAACAAGGAAATGTTTTATTAAGTGAAGCGCTAGAAACAAGAAATGTTAAAATGTCTATCAAATCTCTTAATGCAATGGAACCGTCTAAATTAGCTTCCTTATTAGAAGAGCAACATGCTCAAATTGTTTCAACAATACTTGTTTATTTAGATCAAAATCAATCAGCTCGAGTTTTATCCTTTTTCAAAGAAGAAAAACGTATTGAAATTATAATTAAAATTTCTGAATTTAATGGTCTTGAAGA
This portion of the Buchnera aphidicola (Aphis gossypii) genome encodes:
- the fliF gene encoding flagellar basal-body MS-ring/collar protein FliF, whose amino-acid sequence is MNFSAIEESISEEKKKLSNFLSYFFKNARVLIILLIIAVIATISISVWRKSSDYQVLYNNLSSEDGESIIGYLNQMKVPYQFSENSGKLLVPKNQIYDIRLHLSEKKFLHKGVGFEILDKEKFGISQFNQQINYQRALEGELARTIERINVVKSARIHIAMQKNSLFLQDKKKPSASVILSLTPGTQLNTSQTNAILHLISNSISDLPIDNITIVDEFGKLLNNSISQSDEINDTKLKYSEKIELRYINKIQSILEPLFGVGNVHSQVTAQIDFNSQEKTRERYDPNANYKNQSIRSHQTTINDNIKNQNLNDYSNYFNKNNLFNNNNSNNESKKYNVIENHKFFKDGVINSRSAINHDDTINYELNHTLSHIKMNVGEIKRLSAAVVINLIKDKNGKLISLSSDQIKNIKNLICESIGYSKIRGDSVHIINESFNQHDKNVLTKFDNFNQSNIFNTFSILIPWCISGLFFLYFLKKYIFYFSKSVLKNKKLNNKKIREEIVNSDKNEFANDIEETTLKYSHTEKTDNLIHQICNISNQNPRVIASIIRQWMGDKK
- a CDS encoding FliG C-terminal domain-containing protein, with the translated sequence MILNGTEKSALLLMSIGSDQASEVLKYLTPFEVQELVTHMVNINNFSNVALNKVLTECYDLFMQNNNLVYNNNDEYISDMLIKAIGDKQGNVLLSEALETRNVKMSIKSLNAMEPSKLASLLEEQHAQIVSTILVYLDQNQSARVLSFFKEEKRIEIIIKISEFNGLEEKKFVELKNIINHLINKKKCTFSNTGGIKTVAKILRSMKIENEKNLLKKIESSNKELSSKIIKELYSFENIINIDDDVIKCLVKNLEEEKLYIALQGSHEIIKNKFFNNMDEEKLKNLSLYLKKKSYASNIAVENEQKLILMMIRNILDYGVFSIENLGKYYV